One Mesorhizobium loti genomic window carries:
- a CDS encoding chorismate mutase, whose translation MNEEKDMADARTILAGYRASIDNIDAALIHMLAERFRCTKAVGVLKAEHGLPPADPAREQQQIARLRQLAKDAHLDPDFAEKFLNFVVREVIRHHEQIAAANGVMKTG comes from the coding sequence ATGAACGAAGAAAAAGACATGGCCGACGCGCGCACCATCCTGGCCGGCTACCGCGCCTCGATCGACAACATCGATGCCGCCCTCATCCACATGCTGGCCGAGCGCTTCCGCTGCACCAAGGCGGTGGGCGTGCTGAAGGCCGAGCACGGCCTGCCGCCGGCCGACCCGGCGCGCGAGCAACAGCAGATCGCCCGTCTTCGCCAGCTGGCCAAGGATGCACATCTCGATCCCGATTTCGCGGAAAAATTCCTCAACTTCGTCGTCCGCGAAGTGATCCGCCACCACGAACAGATCGCCGCTGCCAACGGCGTGATGAAAACCGGCTGA
- a CDS encoding acyl-CoA thioesterase: protein MSKQAVTEEILSGGVAGTLLRCADAKTGVVVLSGSSGRVDVGRARLFARQGASTLALQWFGGEGQVPGICEIPLETFFAAADCLVGLGCRRIVYVGTSKGAEASLLAAVHDPRIDAVVAISPTSVVWGNIGPGRDGASWPERSSWMLKGVPLPFVPTEPNWDATYVDGLVSYRGLFQHCLTSFKQEADRAAIPVELISAEIVLVAGSDDALWPSLDFAELIVRRRKQAGKATRLVSSPDAGHRILLPGETTPRSASHAHGGNDHADARLGRDAWDLIRNLL from the coding sequence ATGAGCAAACAGGCCGTCACGGAAGAAATCCTGTCCGGCGGTGTTGCCGGAACGCTGTTGCGATGCGCTGACGCCAAAACGGGCGTCGTCGTGCTGAGCGGATCCAGCGGCCGTGTCGACGTCGGCCGCGCCCGGCTGTTTGCCAGACAAGGGGCGTCCACGCTCGCGCTCCAGTGGTTTGGCGGCGAAGGCCAAGTGCCTGGAATCTGTGAAATCCCCTTGGAGACGTTTTTCGCCGCGGCCGACTGTCTTGTCGGGTTGGGATGCCGCCGCATCGTCTATGTCGGAACCTCGAAAGGTGCCGAGGCATCCCTGCTCGCGGCGGTTCACGACCCGCGCATCGATGCCGTGGTAGCGATCAGCCCGACATCGGTGGTTTGGGGCAATATCGGTCCGGGCCGCGACGGCGCCAGCTGGCCCGAACGATCGTCATGGATGCTGAAGGGGGTTCCGCTCCCGTTCGTTCCGACCGAACCGAATTGGGACGCGACCTACGTCGATGGCCTTGTGTCCTACAGGGGGCTTTTCCAGCACTGCCTGACAAGCTTCAAACAGGAAGCCGACAGGGCCGCCATTCCCGTCGAGCTTATCTCAGCGGAGATTGTGCTGGTCGCGGGCAGCGATGATGCGCTGTGGCCATCCCTGGATTTTGCGGAATTGATTGTCCGGCGTCGAAAGCAGGCCGGAAAGGCCACGCGTCTCGTTTCAAGCCCTGATGCCGGCCACCGCATTCTCCTGCCGGGCGAGACCACGCCGCGGTCCGCGTCGCACGCCCATGGCGGCAATGATCACGCCGATGCGCGTCTCGGCCGCGACGCTTGGGACTTGATCCGGAACCTGCTGTAG
- a CDS encoding polyketide cyclase/dehydrase has product MWSNEYTAISSLPAAAIWNALKALHEGRLTYEGSDTFVLHGPFAKGTRVSVTPVGQDTFESTIVDLVDNATYADETSFGDTKLLFRHTLVPVEGGTKVTHRLEISGPSAAEVGPELGPQISGDFDTSMARLFEQAKELANGG; this is encoded by the coding sequence ATGTGGAGCAATGAGTACACCGCGATTTCCTCCCTTCCCGCAGCAGCCATCTGGAACGCGCTGAAGGCTTTGCATGAAGGCCGCCTGACCTATGAGGGCTCCGACACTTTCGTGCTGCACGGGCCGTTCGCCAAGGGCACCCGTGTCTCGGTGACGCCGGTTGGGCAAGACACGTTCGAATCGACCATCGTCGATCTCGTCGATAACGCCACCTATGCCGACGAGACCTCGTTCGGTGACACGAAATTGCTGTTTCGGCATACGCTGGTGCCGGTCGAAGGCGGCACGAAGGTGACCCATCGGCTCGAAATATCAGGCCCCTCGGCCGCCGAGGTCGGGCCGGAGCTCGGCCCGCAGATCAGCGGCGATTTCGACACCTCGATGGCGAGGCTTTTCGAGCAGGCGAAGGAGTTGGCGAACGGTGGCTGA
- a CDS encoding MarR family transcriptional regulator, whose translation MADGQDLNTRFSGPSESPGLLLWRTTMRWQRLMTAALAPLDLTHVQFVLLASAMWLGRNGEPPNQVQLAAQAGAEVKMTSDVVARLEAKGLIAREADPRDSRAKVIRITPTGTAAAQRAIVAVEAADAAFFEPVDEAQLVGLLRQLAGEIR comes from the coding sequence GTGGCTGATGGACAGGATTTGAACACGCGCTTCAGCGGACCTTCGGAGAGCCCCGGCTTGTTGCTCTGGCGAACCACCATGCGCTGGCAGCGCCTCATGACAGCGGCGCTGGCGCCGCTCGACCTGACGCATGTCCAGTTCGTGCTCTTGGCCTCGGCCATGTGGCTCGGCCGCAATGGCGAGCCGCCCAACCAAGTGCAGCTCGCCGCCCAGGCCGGCGCCGAAGTGAAGATGACGTCGGACGTCGTCGCGCGGCTGGAAGCGAAAGGACTGATCGCACGGGAAGCCGACCCCAGGGATTCCCGCGCCAAGGTGATCCGCATCACGCCGACAGGGACGGCCGCCGCGCAGCGCGCCATCGTCGCCGTCGAGGCCGCCGACGCAGCCTTCTTCGAGCCGGTGGACGAAGCGCAACTCGTTGGCTTGCTGCGCCAGCTGGCCGGCGAGATACGCTGA
- a CDS encoding group 1 glycosyl transferase, whose amino-acid sequence MAVDATGLMFWPPGKGLAGIPRVESFLVNAALADPDPAVEVVAFRPGEGRFRPLAPFEQDHVAAGGISPHRVKRWPGRRAALSRAFEAVRQQPWDKRDADRHLARTVTNGGMGIAWQATRLLIRAYRLYQRARIRFGWREDAPARPVETEPGLVLISHHILTQEDRSAVSGGAGKLAFLCHDIIPALRPDLLGSSAGERRFGSDLEQLVRAGAPALCASDEVGATLSEYMRKAGVGAPVVYRFPMPSILHETASRMGATARIEAGEPFVLYCSTIEVRKNHILLARIWQQAREEGVKLPRLVCAGRWGWMIEPLRAYLKAHPELFQSVTFTGLVSDEQLIQYYRSATFGVFPSHIEGWGYGASECLDFGVPVIVSTTPSLIEASGGLMPAIDSEDQQGWYAAIRKMADDHAWRSSLVERIAQNHRPTPASASWAAIKAGLQASVSRASNA is encoded by the coding sequence GTGGCCGTCGATGCCACAGGCCTGATGTTCTGGCCGCCCGGCAAGGGCCTGGCTGGCATTCCGCGGGTTGAGAGCTTTCTCGTCAACGCGGCCTTGGCGGATCCCGACCCGGCTGTGGAGGTGGTGGCGTTCAGGCCCGGGGAAGGCCGGTTCCGGCCGCTCGCGCCTTTCGAACAGGACCATGTCGCCGCGGGCGGGATTTCACCGCATCGTGTCAAGCGGTGGCCGGGGAGACGCGCGGCGCTGTCGCGGGCTTTCGAGGCGGTGCGGCAACAGCCCTGGGACAAGCGTGACGCGGACCGCCATCTGGCCAGGACGGTGACCAATGGCGGCATGGGGATCGCCTGGCAGGCGACGCGGCTGTTGATCCGCGCCTATCGCCTGTACCAGCGGGCGCGGATCCGCTTTGGCTGGCGAGAAGATGCCCCAGCCCGGCCGGTCGAGACGGAGCCAGGCCTTGTGCTGATCAGCCATCACATCCTGACCCAGGAAGACCGGTCCGCCGTTTCCGGCGGCGCCGGCAAGCTTGCCTTCCTGTGCCACGATATCATCCCGGCATTGCGCCCTGACCTGCTCGGCTCGAGCGCCGGCGAGCGCCGTTTCGGCTCCGATCTCGAGCAACTGGTGCGCGCCGGTGCGCCGGCACTCTGCGCCTCCGACGAGGTCGGCGCGACGCTGAGCGAATATATGCGCAAGGCCGGCGTCGGCGCGCCGGTGGTGTACCGTTTTCCGATGCCTTCCATCCTGCACGAGACGGCTTCGCGCATGGGCGCGACCGCGCGCATCGAGGCCGGCGAGCCGTTCGTGCTCTACTGCTCGACCATCGAAGTGCGCAAGAACCACATATTGCTGGCCCGGATCTGGCAGCAGGCACGGGAAGAGGGCGTCAAGCTGCCAAGGCTTGTCTGCGCCGGGCGCTGGGGCTGGATGATCGAGCCGCTGCGCGCCTATCTCAAGGCGCATCCCGAGCTCTTCCAGTCGGTCACATTCACCGGACTGGTCAGCGACGAGCAGCTCATCCAATATTACCGCAGCGCCACGTTCGGCGTCTTTCCCTCGCATATAGAGGGCTGGGGCTACGGCGCCTCGGAATGTCTCGATTTCGGCGTTCCGGTCATCGTCTCGACCACACCGTCGCTGATCGAGGCGAGCGGCGGGCTGATGCCGGCGATCGATTCCGAAGACCAGCAGGGCTGGTACGCGGCGATCCGCAAGATGGCCGACGACCATGCCTGGCGCTCGTCGCTGGTGGAGCGCATCGCCCAAAACCACCGGCCGACACCGGCTTCGGCAAGCTGGGCAGCCATCAAGGCCGGTCTGCAGGCGTCGGTCTCCCGGGCTTCGAACGCCTGA
- a CDS encoding 30S ribosomal protein S16, whose amino-acid sequence MALKIRLARAGSKKRPYYHVVVADARSPRDGRFIESLGSWNPLLPKDGERVKVDADRVKHWLSHGAQPTDRVLRFLDEAGLAKRDARSNPKKAEPGKKAQERAALLKKAQEDAAAAVAAASAAPAEAVTAE is encoded by the coding sequence ATGGCACTGAAGATCAGACTGGCCCGTGCGGGCTCGAAGAAGCGTCCTTACTACCACGTCGTCGTCGCCGACGCCCGTTCGCCGCGCGACGGCCGGTTCATCGAGTCGCTCGGCTCGTGGAACCCGCTGCTGCCGAAGGACGGCGAGCGCGTCAAGGTCGACGCCGACCGCGTCAAGCACTGGCTGTCGCACGGCGCCCAGCCGACCGACCGCGTGCTGCGCTTCCTTGACGAGGCCGGCCTTGCCAAGCGCGACGCCCGCTCCAACCCGAAGAAGGCCGAGCCGGGCAAGAAGGCGCAGGAACGCGCCGCTTTGCTGAAGAAGGCGCAGGAAGACGCCGCCGCCGCCGTTGCGGCCGCTTCCGCGGCACCCGCCGAAGCCGTCACGGCCGAATAA
- a CDS encoding polyketide cyclase/dehydrase family protein translates to MFSTILIILVVIIAAVLIYAATRPNDFVTTRTATIKAPPEAIFPLINDFSRWPEWSPYEKLDPNMKRTLSGAQSGKGAVYAWEGNGKAGKGRMEIVNSVPSSLVALKLDFEKPFRASNSVDFTLTPSGENTAVSWSMRGSRPFIAKLMGLFMNFDTLIGRDFEVGLANLKRNTEA, encoded by the coding sequence ATGTTCAGCACCATCCTCATCATCCTGGTCGTCATCATCGCCGCCGTCCTCATCTATGCCGCGACGCGGCCTAATGATTTCGTCACCACCCGCACCGCCACCATCAAGGCGCCGCCGGAGGCGATCTTCCCGCTGATCAACGATTTCAGCCGCTGGCCCGAGTGGTCGCCTTACGAAAAGCTCGACCCGAACATGAAGCGCACGCTTTCCGGCGCGCAGAGCGGCAAGGGCGCCGTCTATGCCTGGGAAGGCAATGGCAAGGCCGGCAAGGGGCGCATGGAGATCGTCAATTCGGTGCCGTCCTCGCTGGTCGCGCTCAAGCTCGATTTCGAGAAGCCGTTCCGCGCCAGCAACAGTGTCGACTTCACCTTGACGCCATCGGGCGAGAACACCGCCGTCAGCTGGTCCATGCGCGGCAGCCGGCCCTTCATCGCCAAGCTTATGGGCCTGTTCATGAATTTCGACACGCTGATCGGCCGGGATTTCGAGGTCGGCCTCGCCAATCTGAAGCGCAACACCGAGGCATGA
- a CDS encoding acetyltransferase has protein sequence MSDPAKVTLRPAIGSDAAAIARLMRAALGSFDWMPVIHTPAEDLAFIRDIVLPRQQVTVAEAGKEIVGFIAVSGDWVEQLYLDPAWTGQGIGSRLLMDATVALSVTKLHCFQANSGARRFYEHHGFRAESFGDGTTNEEGLPDILYVRRR, from the coding sequence ATGAGCGATCCCGCCAAAGTCACGCTGCGCCCGGCCATCGGTTCTGACGCCGCTGCTATCGCTAGACTCATGCGGGCAGCACTTGGCTCGTTTGACTGGATGCCGGTCATCCACACGCCGGCCGAGGACCTTGCCTTCATCAGGGATATCGTGCTGCCTCGGCAGCAGGTGACGGTCGCCGAGGCCGGCAAGGAGATAGTCGGCTTCATTGCCGTCAGCGGCGATTGGGTGGAACAGCTCTATCTCGACCCGGCCTGGACGGGGCAAGGCATCGGCAGCCGGTTGCTGATGGACGCGACCGTTGCGCTGTCGGTCACGAAACTCCATTGCTTCCAAGCCAACAGCGGCGCCAGGCGCTTCTATGAGCACCATGGTTTTCGCGCCGAGTCGTTCGGCGACGGCACGACCAACGAGGAAGGCCTGCCGGATATTCTGTATGTCCGCAGGCGCTGA
- a CDS encoding 17 kDa surface antigen has product MTILVLTMALGACSQTEKGAAIGGLGGAAVGAAVAGDPVQGAVVGGAVGAVAGALIGHASESGQCRYRDRHGRVYVDRCPSGY; this is encoded by the coding sequence ATGACCATTCTGGTGCTGACGATGGCATTGGGCGCGTGTTCGCAGACGGAAAAAGGCGCAGCTATCGGTGGACTGGGTGGCGCGGCGGTCGGTGCCGCGGTCGCCGGTGATCCGGTGCAAGGCGCGGTCGTCGGAGGCGCTGTCGGTGCGGTGGCCGGGGCGCTGATCGGCCATGCCAGCGAAAGCGGCCAGTGCCGGTATCGCGACCGCCATGGGCGGGTCTATGTCGACCGCTGCCCGAGCGGTTATTGA
- a CDS encoding signal recognition particle protein: MFESLQERLGSILNGLTGRGALSEADVSAALREVRRALLEADVALEVVRSFTDKVREKAVGAAVLKSIKPGQMVVKIVHDELVDMLGAEGVAIDLNAPAPVVIMMVGLQGSGKTTTSAKIAKRLSERQNKKVLMASLDTRRPAAQEQLRQLGEQTKVATLPIIAGQNPVDIAKRAVQAAKLGGHDVVILDTAGRTHIDEPLMVEMADIKKVSSPHEILLVADSLTGQDAVNLAKSFDERVGITGLVLTRMDGDGRGGAALSMRAVTGKPIKLIGTGEKMDGLEEFHPKRIADRILGMGDIVSLVEKAAENIDAEQAAAMAKKMQSGKFDLNDLAQQLQQMSKMGGMGGIMGMMPGMGKMKDQMAAAGLDDKMFGRQLAIISSMTKAERANPDILKHSRKKRIAAGSGTDAAEINKLLKMHRGMADMMKAMGGKGKGGGLMRGMMGGLASKMGLGGMMPGGMGGMGGMPDLSKMDPKQLEALQKQAQAAGLGGMKGLPGGLPGGGGLPGLPGGMKLPGLPGLGGGGLPGLGKKK, encoded by the coding sequence ATGTTTGAATCGCTGCAGGAGCGTCTTGGCTCCATCCTGAACGGCCTCACCGGCCGCGGCGCGCTGTCGGAGGCTGATGTCTCGGCGGCGCTGCGCGAGGTGCGCCGTGCGCTGCTCGAGGCTGACGTGGCGCTGGAAGTGGTGCGCTCCTTCACCGACAAGGTGCGCGAAAAGGCCGTCGGCGCCGCGGTGCTGAAGTCGATCAAGCCTGGCCAGATGGTCGTCAAGATCGTCCATGACGAGCTGGTCGACATGCTGGGCGCCGAAGGCGTCGCCATCGACCTCAACGCGCCGGCCCCCGTCGTTATCATGATGGTCGGCCTGCAGGGCTCCGGCAAGACGACCACTTCGGCCAAGATCGCCAAGCGGCTTTCCGAGCGTCAGAACAAGAAGGTCCTGATGGCCTCGCTCGACACGCGGCGGCCTGCCGCGCAGGAGCAGCTGCGCCAGCTCGGCGAGCAGACCAAGGTCGCTACGCTGCCGATCATTGCTGGCCAGAACCCGGTCGACATCGCCAAGCGCGCCGTCCAGGCGGCCAAGCTCGGCGGCCATGACGTCGTCATCCTCGACACCGCCGGCCGCACCCATATCGACGAGCCGCTGATGGTCGAGATGGCCGACATCAAGAAGGTGTCGAGCCCGCACGAAATCCTGCTGGTCGCGGATTCGCTGACCGGCCAGGACGCGGTCAATCTGGCCAAGAGCTTCGACGAACGCGTCGGCATCACCGGTCTTGTGCTGACCCGCATGGACGGCGACGGCCGTGGCGGTGCCGCCCTTTCGATGCGCGCCGTCACCGGCAAGCCGATCAAGCTGATCGGCACCGGCGAAAAGATGGACGGGCTGGAGGAGTTCCACCCCAAGCGCATTGCCGACCGCATCCTCGGCATGGGCGACATCGTCAGCCTCGTCGAGAAGGCCGCGGAAAACATCGACGCCGAGCAGGCGGCGGCGATGGCCAAGAAGATGCAGTCGGGCAAGTTCGACCTGAACGACCTCGCCCAGCAGCTTCAGCAGATGTCGAAAATGGGCGGCATGGGCGGCATCATGGGCATGATGCCCGGCATGGGCAAGATGAAGGACCAGATGGCCGCCGCCGGTCTCGACGACAAGATGTTCGGCCGCCAGCTCGCCATCATCTCCTCGATGACCAAGGCGGAGCGCGCCAATCCCGATATTCTCAAGCATTCCCGCAAGAAGCGTATCGCCGCCGGCTCCGGCACCGACGCCGCCGAGATCAACAAGCTGCTCAAGATGCATCGCGGCATGGCCGACATGATGAAGGCGATGGGCGGCAAGGGCAAAGGCGGCGGCCTCATGCGCGGCATGATGGGCGGCCTTGCCTCCAAGATGGGCCTTGGCGGCATGATGCCCGGCGGGATGGGCGGCATGGGTGGCATGCCCGATCTCTCCAAGATGGACCCCAAGCAGCTCGAAGCCTTGCAGAAGCAGGCGCAGGCCGCCGGCCTCGGTGGCATGAAGGGCTTGCCCGGCGGCCTTCCCGGCGGCGGTGGCCTGCCCGGCCTGCCCGGCGGCATGAAACTTCCGGGGCTTCCCGGCCTCGGCGGCGGCGGACTGCCAGGTCTCGGCAAGAAGAAGTGA
- a CDS encoding aspartate-semialdehyde dehydrogenase has product MSFKVAVVGATGNVGREMLNILEERGFPVSEVVALASRRSQGTEVSFGDRTLKVRTLDQYDFSDTDICIMSAGGNVSKEWSPKIGKQGCVVIDNSSAFRYDQDVPLIVPEVNPDAISLFTRKNIIANPNCSTAQLVVALKPLHDFATIKRVVVATYQSVSGAGKEGMDELFTQTRAVFVADQVDVKKFTKRIAFNVIPHIDVFLDDGFTKEEWKMVAETKKMLDPKIKLTATCVRVPVFIGHSEAVNIEFEKPITADEARDILRDAPGCQVLDKREDGGYITPLESAGEDATFISRIREDSTVDNGLSMWVVSDNLRKGAALNAVQIAELLVERGLIQPKKKAA; this is encoded by the coding sequence ATGAGTTTCAAGGTTGCAGTCGTCGGCGCCACGGGCAATGTGGGCCGGGAAATGCTCAACATACTGGAAGAGCGCGGCTTTCCGGTAAGCGAAGTCGTGGCGCTGGCGTCGCGGCGCAGCCAGGGCACGGAAGTGTCGTTCGGCGACCGCACGCTGAAGGTCCGGACGCTGGATCAGTATGATTTTTCCGACACCGACATCTGCATCATGTCGGCCGGCGGCAATGTCTCCAAGGAATGGTCGCCCAAGATCGGCAAGCAGGGCTGCGTCGTCATCGATAATTCGTCGGCCTTCCGCTACGACCAGGACGTGCCGCTGATCGTGCCGGAAGTGAACCCGGACGCGATCTCGCTGTTCACGCGCAAGAACATCATCGCCAACCCGAACTGCTCGACGGCGCAACTGGTCGTGGCGCTGAAGCCGCTGCACGATTTCGCCACCATCAAGCGCGTCGTCGTCGCCACCTACCAGTCGGTGTCGGGCGCCGGCAAGGAAGGCATGGACGAGCTGTTCACGCAGACGCGTGCGGTGTTCGTCGCCGACCAGGTCGACGTCAAGAAGTTCACCAAGCGCATCGCCTTCAACGTCATTCCGCATATCGACGTCTTCCTCGACGACGGCTTCACCAAGGAAGAGTGGAAGATGGTCGCCGAGACCAAGAAGATGCTCGATCCCAAGATCAAGCTGACGGCGACCTGCGTGCGCGTGCCGGTGTTCATCGGCCATTCCGAAGCGGTCAACATCGAGTTCGAAAAGCCGATCACCGCCGATGAGGCGCGCGATATCCTGCGTGACGCTCCCGGCTGCCAGGTCTTGGACAAGCGCGAGGACGGCGGCTACATCACGCCGCTGGAATCGGCCGGCGAGGACGCCACCTTCATCTCGCGCATCCGCGAGGATTCGACGGTCGACAACGGCCTGTCGATGTGGGTCGTCTCCGACAATCTGCGCAAGGGCGCGGCGCTGAACGCCGTGCAGATCGCCGAGCTTCTGGTCGAGCGCGGCCTGATCCAGCCGAAGAAGAAGGCGGCCTGA
- a CDS encoding DEAD/DEAH box helicase encodes MSNFEGIVPALAQALEKRGYSELTPVQKAVLELGQADALVSAQTGSGKTVAFGLAMAPTLLDGAERFGAATAPLALAVAPTRELALQVTRELEWLYEPTGATVASCVGGMDMRTERRALERGAHIVVGTPGRLRDHITRNSLDMSALKAVVLDEADEMLDLGFREDLEFILDAAPAERRTLMFSATVPRSIATLAQGYQRDAVRISAAGEEKQHLDIEYRALNVAQADRENAIINVLRFYEAKNALVFCNTRAAVNHLTARFNNRNFSVVALSGELSQNERSHALQAMRDGRAKVCIATDVAARGIDLPNLELVIHADLPTNPETLLHRSGRTGRAGRKGVSALIVPGSARRRTERLLQNAGLKATWASPPSADDVIRRDDERILADPAFDEPVKEDERGFIDALLAKHGAEQVAAAFVRQCRASRSAPEDLMDVAPFTPSRERPAGEKFAPRDEAPSRRDDFGASVWFSLSVGRRQNAEPRWLIPMLCRTGSISKREIGAIKMQPEETFVQIAEDWADRFLAAIGPDRKLQGNIVVKRLDGTPDLSRAGYQPPSPDKKPHRGKAPFDPNAPKRKFEKRPPASVDQRPAAAHEAKPWAKKPGKPKFDNAGPPKHKKPKRPS; translated from the coding sequence ATGTCCAACTTTGAAGGTATCGTCCCGGCGCTGGCACAGGCGCTGGAAAAACGCGGCTATTCCGAACTGACGCCGGTGCAGAAGGCGGTGCTGGAACTCGGCCAGGCCGATGCGCTGGTCTCGGCGCAGACCGGCTCGGGCAAGACGGTGGCCTTCGGCCTCGCCATGGCGCCGACGCTGCTCGACGGCGCGGAGCGTTTTGGCGCGGCCACTGCACCACTGGCGCTGGCGGTGGCGCCGACGCGTGAACTGGCGCTGCAGGTGACGCGCGAACTGGAATGGCTCTACGAGCCGACCGGCGCCACGGTGGCGTCCTGCGTCGGCGGCATGGATATGCGCACCGAGCGGCGCGCGCTGGAACGCGGCGCCCATATCGTCGTCGGCACGCCCGGCCGCCTGCGCGACCACATCACGCGAAACTCGCTCGACATGTCGGCGCTCAAGGCCGTGGTGCTCGACGAGGCCGACGAGATGCTCGATCTCGGCTTTCGCGAAGACCTGGAATTCATCCTCGATGCCGCCCCGGCCGAACGCCGCACGCTGATGTTCTCGGCCACCGTGCCGCGCTCCATCGCCACGCTGGCGCAAGGCTATCAGCGCGATGCCGTGCGCATCTCCGCCGCCGGCGAGGAAAAGCAGCATCTCGACATCGAATACCGGGCGCTCAACGTCGCCCAGGCCGACCGCGAGAACGCCATCATCAACGTGCTGCGCTTCTATGAGGCCAAGAACGCGCTGGTGTTCTGCAACACGCGCGCCGCCGTCAACCATCTGACCGCGCGCTTCAACAACCGCAATTTTTCCGTTGTCGCGCTTTCGGGCGAGCTCAGCCAGAACGAGCGCAGCCATGCGCTGCAGGCGATGCGCGACGGCCGCGCAAAGGTCTGCATCGCCACCGATGTCGCGGCGCGCGGCATCGACCTGCCCAACCTCGAACTGGTCATCCACGCCGACCTGCCGACCAATCCCGAAACGCTGCTGCACCGCAGCGGCCGCACCGGCCGCGCCGGACGCAAGGGCGTCAGCGCGCTCATCGTGCCGGGCAGCGCCCGCAGGCGCACCGAGCGGCTGTTGCAGAACGCCGGCCTCAAGGCGACATGGGCCAGCCCGCCCTCGGCCGACGATGTGATCCGGCGCGACGACGAGCGCATCCTCGCCGATCCGGCTTTCGACGAGCCGGTGAAGGAGGATGAGCGCGGTTTCATCGACGCGCTGCTCGCCAAACATGGCGCCGAACAGGTTGCGGCCGCCTTCGTGCGCCAATGCCGTGCCAGCCGCTCGGCGCCCGAGGATCTCATGGACGTCGCACCCTTCACGCCCTCGCGTGAAAGACCGGCGGGTGAAAAGTTCGCGCCGCGCGACGAGGCGCCGAGCCGCCGCGACGATTTCGGCGCCAGCGTCTGGTTCTCGCTGTCGGTCGGACGGAGGCAGAATGCCGAGCCGCGCTGGCTGATCCCGATGCTGTGCCGCACCGGCAGCATCTCGAAGCGCGAGATCGGCGCCATCAAGATGCAGCCGGAAGAAACCTTCGTGCAGATCGCCGAGGACTGGGCCGATCGTTTTCTCGCCGCCATCGGGCCCGACCGCAAATTGCAGGGCAACATCGTGGTGAAGCGGCTCGACGGCACTCCGGACCTGTCGCGGGCCGGCTATCAGCCGCCGAGCCCCGACAAGAAGCCGCATCGCGGCAAGGCGCCATTCGACCCGAACGCGCCGAAGCGCAAATTCGAGAAGCGTCCACCGGCATCAGTCGACCAGCGCCCGGCAGCCGCGCATGAGGCAAAGCCCTGGGCAAAGAAGCCGGGCAAGCCGAAATTCGACAATGCCGGCCCGCCAAAGCACAAGAAGCCGAAGCGGCCATCGTAA